Proteins encoded within one genomic window of Panicum virgatum strain AP13 chromosome 1N, P.virgatum_v5, whole genome shotgun sequence:
- the LOC120656824 gene encoding cytosolic sulfotransferase 5-like yields MFVGESGCADALSKYEALAASLPARQGLGITPYRKYDGFWYPEHLMAPTLAVRDTFAARPTDVILATMPKSGTTWLKAVVYAVVHRGRHAPAGGRHPLLASSPHDLVPFLHSFYESPRSAPPGPLLEDMPSPRLFAVHTPFTALPASVPGSGCRVVYLCRDPKDVFVSLRHFLDEIKPGGSDIPPFAEAFDQFCGGVSPFGPVWGHMAGYWEESVARPGEVMFLRYEHLKEDAVGTVRRLAEFLGCPFTDEEVASGVPEAVIALCSLDRMRSVQANQDGVHGTGRLSFKNTAFFRKGEVGDWKAHITTEMAQKLDGIVEEMLRGSGLSLAGK; encoded by the coding sequence ATGTTCGTCGGCGAGAGCGGGTGCGCAGATGCCTTGTCCAAGTATGAGGCGCTCGCGGCGTCCCTCCCGGCCCGGCAGGGCCTCGGGATCACCCCGTACCGGAAGTACGACGGCTTCTGGTACCCGGAGCACCTGATGGCGCCGACGCTGGCCGTGCGGGACACGTTCGCCGCCCGCCCGACCGACGTCATCCTCGCCACCATGCCTAAGTCCGGCACCACGTGGCTCAAGGCGGTCGTCTACGCCGTCGTGCACCGCGGCCGCCacgcgccggccggcgggcgccacccgctcctcgcctccagcccGCACGATCTGGTCCCGTTCCTGCACTCCTTCTACGAGAGCccccgctccgcgccgcccggccCGCTCCTCGAGGACATGCCGTCGCCGCGGCTCTTCGCCGTGCACACGCCGTTCACGGCCCTGCCCGCGTCGGTGCCGGGGTCCGGGTGCCGCGTCGTCTACTTGTGCCGGGACCCCAAGGACGTCTTCGTCTCGCTCCGCCACTTCCTCGACGAGATCAAGCCCGGCGGGTCCGACATACCGCCGTTCGCCGAGGCGTTCGACCAGTTCTGCGGCGGCGTGTCGCCGTTCGGGCCGGTGTGGGGCCACATGGCCGGGTACTGGGAGGAGAGCGTGGCTCGGCCGGGGGAGGTGATGTTCCTCCGGTACGAGCACCTCAAGGAGGACGCCGTGGGGACAGTGAGGAGGCTGGCCGAGTTCCTCGGCTGTCCGTTCACTGACGAGGAGGTGGCCAGCGGCGTCCCTGAAGCTGTAATTGCTCTGTGCAGCTTGGACAGGATGAGAAGCGTCCAGGCCAACCAGGACGGGGTGCACGGGACGGGCCGTTTGTCGTTCAAGAACACGGCCTTCTTCCGGAAGGGGGAAGTCGGGGACTGGAAGGCGCACATCACGACGGAGATGGCGCAGAAGCTCGACGGCATCGTGGAGGAGATGCTGCGAGGATCTGGGCTCTCCCTCGCAGGCAAATGA
- the LOC120656821 gene encoding testis-specific gene A8 protein-like, with amino-acid sequence MAFLAPAAAAASSLRAPTYVAASSGRRSVLPAAAKATASSGSGSATSPHPILSSLRMAASAAVLLAATSPALACTPSAPPPPPTPQTAAAEPEDAPVQDASLPFEKLIVETAALARAGDAEAARARLSAAGGGESCARLLAAQALFVDGMVDEAIAALEELAREDPADYRPLFCQSVLYRALGREAEAESALQRCREAGCDCAALVVDPATVVLPAGAEAVDAEEVEPEPAKV; translated from the coding sequence atggccttcctcgctcccgccgccgccgccgcctcgtccctCCGCGCCCCCACCTACGTAGCCGCCTCCTCCGGGCGCCGCTCGGTGCTCCCCGCGGCCGCCAAAGCGACGGCCAGCTCCGGGTCCGGGTCCGCCACCTCTCCGCACCccatcctctcctccctccgcatggccgcctccgctgccgtcctcctcgccgccacctccccggcCCTCGCGTGCACCCcctccgcgcctccgcctccgcccactCCCCAAACGGCCGCGGCCGAGCCCGAAGACGCCCCCGTCCAGGACGCCTCCCTCCCGTTCGAGAAGCTCATCGTCGAgaccgccgcgctcgcgcgcgccggcgacgcggaggctgCTCGCGCCCGCCtgtccgccgccggcggaggcgaGAGCTGCGCGCGCCTCCTCGCGGCGCAGGCGCTGTTCGTGGACGGCATGGTGGACGAGGCGATCGCGGCGCTCGAGGAGCTCGCGCGGGAGGACCCCGCCGACTACCGCCCCCTCTTCTGCCAGAGCGTGCTGTACCGCGCCCTGGggagggaggcggaggccgAGTCCGCGCTCCAGCGCTGCCGCGAGGCCGGCTGCGACTGCGCCGCGCTAGTCGTGGATCCAGCAACGGTGGTCTTGCCGGCCGGTGCGGAGGCCGTTGACGCCGAGGAGGTAGAGCCGGAGCCGGCGAAGGTTTGA
- the LOC120654206 gene encoding probable helicase MAGATAMA 3, with protein sequence MLIKNHMTVTCAPTNTAVVEVASRVLGLIEESSGGGSKKCFLSDVVLFGNEDRMGADGDLKRIFMESRVRRLRQCLMPGSGWTHCLSSMLSLLEHPVVQYERYIEGIENDIDEMVSEEKDVRDDLVTKTNKVQTSSRKEETKELQKKLQDIQKSIQEIERNKMSFMTHFQSNYKRLEKDLRSCVEIFCDDLPRSATSEENFCCMAEVLPLLNAFAELVQSESDERLRTLFESDGDGTDRSLFRNFLTHVHDGVSFELKQARSSCLLKLKHLCAHFELPELFDRRTIEEFLLQRAKSVLCTASSSYRLHYQQKAQPFEVLVVDEAAQLKECESLIPLQLPGVRQAVLIGDERQLPELVKSKVCDDAGFGRSLFERLTSLGQHKHLLDVQYRMHPWISKFPVESFYGVQIADGPNVLNRDYERMYLTGPMYGSDSFINIEGGNESTGKHDRSLINPVEAAAVVRILQRLSKGSGAAPPETIFSTRLSYPTIYTSCTLAESADKNKAVRAGVVSPYKGQVRAIEEKLTGVYRKHDGFSVKVRSVDGFQGAEEDVVIFSNVRSNTAGKIGFLADINRTNVALTRANHCLWILGDAKTLASGKTIWRQIVADAKDRGRFFDAKDDEDLSNAVIKAAIDLDQVESLLKFDGLRIGVSGGSRSGVRW encoded by the exons AACCACATGACAGTGACCTGCGCCCCGACGAACAccgcggtggtggaggtggcttCTCGAGTCCTCGGTCTCATCGAGGAATCCTCCGGCGGAGGTAGCAAGAAGTGTTTCCTGAGTGATGTCGTGCTCTTCGGCAACGAGGACAGGATGGGCGCGGACGGGGACCTAAAAAGGATTTTCATGGAGTCCCGCGTTCGCCGCCTACGTCAGTGCTTGATGCCAGGGTCAGGGTGGACACACTGTCTGAGTTCTATGCTCAGTCTGCTTGAGCATCCTGTGGTTCAGTATGAAAGGTATATTGAAGGCATCGAAAATGACATAGATGAAATGGTTTCAGAAGAAAAGGATGTAAGGGATGACCTTGTCACTAAGACGAACAAAGTGCAAACATCATCCAGAAAAGAAGAAACCAAAGAGTTACAGAAAAAGCTACAGGACATACAGAAAAGTATACAGGAAATAGAGAGAAATAAAATGTCGTTCATGACCCACTTTCAGAGTAACTACAAACGTCTGGAGAAAGATTTGCGCAGCTGTGTGGAGATTTTCTGCGACGATCTTCCCAGATCTGCAACTTCTGAAGAAAACTTTTGCTGCATGGCTGAGGTTCTGCCCTTGCTCAACGCGTTTGCAGAGCTTGTACAATCTGAATCTGATGAACGCCTGCGAACCCTGTTTGAAAGTGACGGCGATGGAACAGACCGTTCTTTGTTCCGCAATTTTTTGACCCATGTGCACGACGGTGTGAGTTTTGAGCTGAAGCAGGCAAGGTCGTCGTGTCTTCTGAAGCTAAAACACCTGTGTGCTCACTTTGAGCTGCCAGAATTATTCGACAGACGAACCATCGAAGAATTCTTGCTTCAGAGGGCAAAGAGCGTGCTCTGCACAGCATCGAGTTCTTACCGTCTGCACTACCAGCAGAAGGCCCAGCCGTTCGAGGTCCTCGTCGTGGACGAGGCAGCGCAGCTTAAGGAGTGCGAGTCGCTGATACCTCTGCAGCTCCCTGGCGTCCGTCAGGCCGTTCTCATCGGTGATGAGCGCCAGCTTCCGGAACTCGTGAAAAGCAAG GTTTGTGACGATGCTGGATTCGGAAGAAGCCTGTTCGAGAGGCTGACATCCCTGGGGCAGCACAAGCACCTCCTCGACGTGCAGTACAGAATGCACCCGTGGATCAGCAAGTTCCCCGTCGAGAGCTTCTACGGCGTCCAGATAGCCGACGGCCCGAACGTCCTGAACAGAGACTACGAGAGGATGTACCTGACCGGCCCCATGTACGGCTCCGACTCGTTCATCAACATCGAGGGCGGCAACGAGAGCACGGGCAAGCACGACAGGAGCCTGATCAACCccgtcgaggccgccgccgtggtccggATCCTGCAGAGGCTCTCCAAAGGTAGCGGCGCAGCTCCCCCCGAGACAATTTTTTCTACTCGGTTATCATATCCGACGATCTACACGTCGTGTACGCTTGCAGAGTCCGCGGACAAGAACAAGGCGGTCCGCGCGGGCGTGGTGTCGCCGTACAAGGGCCAGGTGCGAGCCATCGAGGAGAAGCTCACCGGGGTGTACCGGAAGCACGACGGGTTCTCCGTGAAGGTGCGGTCCGTGGACGGGTTCCAGGGCgccgaggaggacgtggtcATCTTCTCCAACGTGCGGAGCAACACCGCCGGCAAGATCGGCTTCCTCGCCGACATCAACCGCACCAACGTCGCGCTCACCCGGGCCAA CCATTGCTTGTGGATCCTGGGCGACGCGAAGACGCTGGCGAGCGGCAAGACCATCTGGCGGCAGATCGTGGCCGACGCCAAGGACCGGGGCCGCTTCTTCGACGCCAAGGATGACGAGGACCTCTCTAACGCCGTCATCAAGGCCGCCATCGACCTGGACCAGGTGGAGAGTCTGCTCAAGTTCGACGGCCTCCGTATCGGTGTCAGTGGTGGGTCGCGGTCAGGGGTCCGATGGTAA